The genomic segment GCTGGCATTTACAGACAGCTTGCGCTCTACGATATCGGAAGAGTTTCTTGGAACAAGCTCCATCCCGACCCCTGTGTAATACGTCATGACGCCAGTTACTTGCTCAAACGTTTTGTTCAGAGCAAAGGCCGCATCCGAGGAATAAATCGCAATTTCCTGGCTGCTTGCAGCATCCGTCGCATAAAACACGCCGCTTGCCGCACGTTTGATCGTAATATCATTGATTTGCACCAGACGGCCTTCGGACAAATTGCGAACCGCATCGCCCGTGCCGAAAGCCGTCGAAGTAATGACGGTTGGCTCAGGAACCGCGCTCTGGCCGTTAACTGTGACATAACCGCCTGTTACCAGATCAGTGTCCAACTGCAGCATGCCATTGTAAAGCGAGGTTTGACCGTAAACTTCAATCTCATCTCCTGGTTGAGCACCCGAATCTGCGCCTCTAACGACGACAGCAGAATTGGCATCCTGGACAAACAAATTCACTTTGCCGCCAGATTCTGTGCGATGGGAAACCGTCCCATGCGTGACAACCTTCGAGCCTACTGCCGCGCTTCGCACATCCGAAATCGCAACCGGTGTAAGGTTCGCAAGCGTATAGGCAAATTCAGTCAGGCCGCTAATCGTGTCATCTGCATTTTTCACATACGCATGAATGGTCATTGGAGCCGCTACTTCGATAGGCGAAGCATAAGCAGCAAAATTTTCCGGAGCGACCGGCGCATCCGGGCTGTAGACGCTGTAATAAACGCTATAACCAAGCGTTGCTGTAGACAAGGTTACATATGTTCCTGCTGGAACCTCGCCCGCAGCCGGACTAGCCGATACGCTTGCAACCGCGCCGTAAGAAGAATTCCTAGGGCTTGGAGCAGCTACTGTAAAGTCGGCGTTGTTGTTATCCGTATCCAGCGCCCGGTCCCCCGGATTTAGCGCTTTGCGGATAGCTGCTAATGCAGCACCCAGATCGCCAGTTGGAGCACCTTCTCCACCAGTCGCTGTTGAACCGTAAGCAACTAGATCTATCACTGCACTGCTTGCATTAAGCAGTCTAACTTTACCAGCGGTACCACCCATATTAAGCGTACCAATTGCATCTGGCGATTCCAGATCAGCAGCCGTCGTGCTTGCTCCCGCCGCCTCTTGAATAAGGAAATAGCCTTTAGCGGCAATTGTTCCGCTTAAATTGTGTATATTCGTTGTAAAAGCTCCTGTAGCCGAAGCATATTGCACACTCCACCCTGCGAGGGAAATCGGTGAATCGGTTGGATTGTATAATTCTATAAAGTCCTGTTTGAGTGGCGCGCCTCCATTGCCGCCGCCCCCATACACTTGTGAAATGACAATGTTGTCATTGCTTACGGCCGCTTGCACAGGTGCACCAAAACCACCCAATATCGTTCCTGCAAGAAAAATAGCAGCCAAAAATAGGCTTACTGGCCGTTTGAACGTCTGAAACTTTCGCCTCATAGACAAATCTCTCCTTTTTTCCTAGGTTAATTCCATAGATAGTTCTTTTTTCTCACATAAATGTGACATTAATATCATTTTGTCGAATCATGTTGTCATTTCGTGCAATTAATCAGATAAAAATAAGAAAAATCCACAACTAGTTTGCTATTTGTGCATTTTTCATTCATCAACCCCTTATCAAAATTTCATATTTTTATGAATCAATGAAAAAAAGAAACCTTTTTCTCTCTATTTAATATTTAATATAAAGTAGAGTAGGTCTATTGTAAACATTTTGACAAAAAAATATTGTTAAGCTATCTTTAATTGTTATCTAAATTTACATTGTCTTAACATTTGGCTGCGAAAATGAATATAATATCTTAACATTTCGCTTATCGTTTCTCTCGTTTGATCAAATGTTCAATTTGTTAAGAATCAATTGTTCATGCCTTTTCCTTTTCTCGATTTTGAAACGAGGACTATTAATAGGAGCCATTTTACAAAGGTTTGGCTGCAATTCCACAGAAAAAAGCCCCTGGCATCCTATATTTCTTAGGACACTAGAGGCTAAACTTTACACCTATTTACATGTTATCGTACTGCCAGCTAGAACCGTTCAGCACTTGGTGCGGCGTCACTGGCTTAGCGTTTGCCAATCATCGCTTCCGGCTTCACAAATTCATCGAACTGCTCGGACGTCAAGAGGCCGCTCGCAATTGCCGATTCTTTCAGCGTCAGCCCTTTTTTATGCGCGTTTTTCGCAATGGCTGCTGCATTTTCATAGCCGATATGCGGATTAAGCGCTGTTACGAGCATGAGCGATTGATCGAGATTGCGCTTGATCACGGCTTCGTTCGGCTCAATGCCAACCGCACAGTTATCATTGAAGGAAATCATGCCGTCCGCCATCAAAGCAACGGATTGCAGGAAGTTGTAAATGATAACCGGTTTAAATACGTTCAGCTCAAAATTGCCCTGGCTCGCCGCAAAAGCAATCGTTGCATCGTTGCCGATCACTTGGCAGACCGCCATCGTAATCGCTTCGCTTTGCGTCGGGTTCACTTTACCTGGCATAATCGAGCTGCCCGGCTCGTTTTCAGGAATCGAGATTTCGCCAATTCCACAGCGCGGACCGCTTGCCAGCCATCTGACGTCATTGGCGATTTTCATCAAATCAGCCGCCAGCGCTTTAACAGCACCGTGTGTATAGACGATTTGGTCGTGGCTCGTTAGCGAGTGGAATTTATTTTCTGCTGTAATAAACGTTTTGCCCGTAAGCGTCGTTACTTCCTCTGCTACCTGCACCGCGAAGTCCGGATGCGCGTTAAGGCCTGTACCTACCGCTGTGCCGCCAAGCGCCAGCTCGCGCATTTCGTCTACGCTTTGCACGATCATTTTGCGAGTTTTAACCAGCATGGCGTACCAGCCGCTAATTTCTTGGCCAAGTGTAATCGGAGTCGCGTCCTGCAAATGCGTACGGCCAATTTTCACAATATCGTTGAAACGTTCAGCCTTGTCCTGCAGCGTTCTTGCCAGCACATCAATTGCCGGAATCAGGCGCTGCTCCACCGCTACTACGCCAGCAATATGCAGCGCCGCAGGGAACGTATCATTCGAGCTTTGGGAGCGG from the Paenibacillus sp. BIHB 4019 genome contains:
- the fumC gene encoding class II fumarate hydratase, with amino-acid sequence MEYRIEKDTMGEIQVPADKLWGAQTQRSLQNFKISGERMPIEVVHAMAIIKKAAAIANEKLGVLDAEKSAVIGEAVDEILTGRWDEHFPLVVWQTGSGTQTNMNVNEVVAYRANQLLEERGSAVRIHPNDDVNRSQSSNDTFPAALHIAGVVAVEQRLIPAIDVLARTLQDKAERFNDIVKIGRTHLQDATPITLGQEISGWYAMLVKTRKMIVQSVDEMRELALGGTAVGTGLNAHPDFAVQVAEEVTTLTGKTFITAENKFHSLTSHDQIVYTHGAVKALAADLMKIANDVRWLASGPRCGIGEISIPENEPGSSIMPGKVNPTQSEAITMAVCQVIGNDATIAFAASQGNFELNVFKPVIIYNFLQSVALMADGMISFNDNCAVGIEPNEAVIKRNLDQSLMLVTALNPHIGYENAAAIAKNAHKKGLTLKESAIASGLLTSEQFDEFVKPEAMIGKR